Proteins encoded within one genomic window of Tigriopus californicus strain San Diego chromosome 12, Tcal_SD_v2.1, whole genome shotgun sequence:
- the LOC131891664 gene encoding uncharacterized protein LOC131891664: protein MSDNGTDKALPDDDNVASPPSSEPDMDDQLQSSDPPEEEKSSEDPPSLDHKFARCSILIKQLIKEITSDLSLVKFNPEEDSDPNESNLRLRIIAARLPRIQTRLDQLQTLEREYEALSDDLTGDTTAMLEVEHLVTRFIQAKEGLMQRLSTRSTLRDELFPIPVNNAPSTSMAVYHAQSADEYNAVKHVGLKFNGDKSHKDCLKLFNSWRAAWDLAHDNLKTLHGYSPQVAFKHLKSILEGEALNKIGHLNPRSDGAYQAAMAKLESLYADRLSLAAHYLTSLNEISEDDFVLADAFEDSLVGLENMEETFVEERVHPFQFSILLHFRTHMNNRPAMTESWLDFKERRRQEYLADQIKTGSNKKWHAGLVENSTSFKAWLDVFRATRDAPKTANPIVDRGNVGNPPTSHGFMTQQQPITSPRKSCLVCKADHRYTHCPIALSKSEHEWKQLCKRLNKCHRCTNPWSSTHSCSTVCYFCKGPHNNVVCPNNGFRKERNRGLKRPRSLSRPTTHSSSKTNRRQTQHPERDTRRNKPQGAPANFDKTDSPRKVDKPSVASEPPVENQEMFRKFATFVNSLNPYHGKN, encoded by the coding sequence ATGTCGGATAATGGCACAGACAAAGCGTTGCCTGACGATGATAACGTCGCCAGTCCTCCTTCTTCAGAGCCCGACATGGATGACCAGCTTCAATCATCCGACCCCCCTGAGGAAGAAAAGTCTTCTGAAGACCCACCTAGCCTAGACCACAAATTCGCTCGGTGCTCAATCTTGATCAAACAACTGATCAAGGAAATTACATCCGATCTGTCCTTGGTCAAATTCAATCCTGAAGAAGATTCTGATCCTAACGAATCGAATCTTCGCCTCCGGATAATTGCAGCTCGTCTGCCACGAATTCAAACCCGACTAGATCAACTTCAGACGCTTGAACGCGAATATGAAGCTCTCTCCGATGACCTCACTGGTGATACCACTGCCATGTTGGAGGTGGAACATCTCGTTACGCGATTcattcaagccaaagaaggcCTTATGCAACGACTTTCAACTCGGTCAACTCTCCGTGACGAATTGTTTCCCATCCCAGTAAACAATGCTCCCTCTACCTCAATGGCCGTGTATCACGCTCAGTCTGCGGACGAATATAACGCCGTAAAGCATGTAGgtctcaaattcaatggcgACAAGAGCCACAAAGACTGTCTCAAATTGTTTAACTCTTGGCGGGCCGCTTGGGACCTTGCCCACGACAATCTAAAAACACTCCACGGATATTCCCCGCAAGTTGCCTTTAAACACCTGAAATCTATTCTTGAAGGAGAAGCGCTCAACAAAATCGGTCATTTAAACCCGAGATCCGATGGAGCGTATCAAGCAGCAATGGCCAAACTCGAAAGCCTATATGCCGATCGGCTAAGCCTAGCTGCGCATTATCTCACTTCTTTAAATGAGATCAGCGAAGATGACTTTGTTCTAGCCGATGCGTTTGAGGATTCTCTTGTTGGCCTCGAAAATATGGAAGAAACTTTCGTAGAAGAGCGAGTACAtcctttccaattttcaatacTTCTCCACTTTCGAACACACATGAATAACAGACCAGCTATGACAGAATCTTGGCTGGATTTCAAAGAACGACGTCGACAAGAATACCTTGCCGACCAGATCAAAACTGGGTCTAACAAGAAATGGCACGCGGGGCTGGTTGAGAATTCAACCTCCTTCAAGGCTTGGCTGGATGTTTTCCGTGCTACTCGAGATGCCCCCAAAACAGCAAACCCCATCGTGGACAGAGGAAACGTTGGTAATCCTCCAACATCTCATGGTTTCATGACTCAACAACAACCAATTACCTCTCCACGAAAATCTTGCCTCGTATGTAAGGCGGATCATCGTTACACCCATTGCCCTATAGCTCTTTCCAAGAGTGAGCATGAGTGGAAACAATTGTGTAAGCGATTGAACAAGTGCCATCGTTGCACAAACCCCTGGTCATCAACTCATTCATGTTCCACTGTGTGCTATTTCTGTAAGGGGCCACACAATAATGTGGTGTGTCCCAACAATGGCTTCCGAAAGGAACGCAATCGAGGGCTAAAACGACCCCGATCCCTGTCTCGCCCAACAACTCACTCTTCGAGTAAAACGAACAGACGTCAAACTCAACATCCTGAACGAGATACCCGACGAAACAAACCCCAAGGCGCACCTGCAAATTTCGACAAAACTGATAGCCCTAGAAAAGTGGATAAGCCCAGTGTTGCTTCTGAACCCCCAGTcgaaaatcaagaaatgtttCGCAAGTTTGCAACATTTGTCAACAGCTTGAATCCCTATCATGGCAAAAACTGA
- the LOC131891755 gene encoding uncharacterized protein LOC131891755: MASNKGLPANPGSPADGDWLKSDPEYEYNEIEPDSDLFEAVSKEDKSKTVDEHLRKALNDIKEQNEAYRKKESLFYCRPSNIDLLTNQTRLGGFINKSWRSSSVFGSGAPSFNSTKSTEYLSSLEEKLKNEGGPPLEFHTEKKFRTGVRDQGKKCHCCAVFASVAAIETAVLIANPNQKNDLHLSEQALLNSATSYDNGDGCEGTSSLDTYLKCVIEKCGGQLPLAKDVPYKEKQENTIDTNDTTMPDNYDSGVKVTDYYFFKKKLTDDRMKALLLKHGAVVVAIYSRDKDSTLHNAMLTYGYQNSMIKNSWGTGFVEKPFKNDLL, from the exons ATGGCAAGCAACAAAGGATTGCCTGCCAATCCGGGTTCGCCCGCGG ATGGTGATTGGTTGAAATCTGACCCCGAGTATGAATACAATGAGATTGAACCAGATTCAGATTTGTTTGAAGCAGTATCCAAAGAGGACAAATCAAAGACCGTGGATGAACATCTTCGAAAGGCCCTTAACGACATCAAAGAACAAAACGAGGCctacagaaagaaagaatccCTGTTTTACTGTCGCCCGTCCAACATTGATCTTTTGACGAATCAAACTAGGCTTGGAG GGTTCATAAACAAAAGTTGGAGAAGTTCAAGTGTGTTTGGGAGTGGGGCTCCATCTTTTAACAGCACGAAATCAACGGAATACTTGTCCTCTTTAGAGGAAAAGCTAAAAAACGAAGGCGGTCCCCCACTGGAGTTTCATACTGAGAAGAAATTCCGAACAGGAGTGAGGGATCAAGGAAAGAAGTGCCATTGCTGTGCCGTGTTCGCTTCAGTGGCCGCCATTGAGACAGCCGTCCTCATTGCCAATCCAAATCAGAAAAACGACTTGCATTTGTCGGAGCAAGCACTTCTAAATTCTGCCACTTCATA CGACAATGGCGATGGTTGCGAAGGAACCTCGTCCTTGGATACGTACCTCAAGTGTGTGATCGAAAAGTGCGGAGGCCAACTACCTTTAGCGAAGGATGTTCCTTACAAAGAAAAGCAGGAAAACACAATTGATACAAATGATACAACAATGCCCGACAATTACGACTCAGGAGTCAAG GTCACGGATTActactttttcaagaaaaagttgaCGGATGATCGAATGAAAGCCTTACTTTTAAAGCATGGCGCTGTTGTAGTGGCCATCTATTCGAGAGATAAAGATTCCACTCTCCACAATGCAATGCTAACCTACGGCTATCAAAACTCAATGATCAAAAACTCTTGGGGAACTGGATTTGTggaaaaacctttcaaaaatgacttgttgTGA